In Bacillus sp. NP247, one DNA window encodes the following:
- a CDS encoding HBL/NHE enterotoxin family protein: MKKFPFKVLTLATLATVITATTGNTIHAFAQEKTAQEQKVENYTLGPEGLKKALAETGSHILVMDLYAKTMIKQPNVNLSNIDLGSEEGELIKNIHLNQELSRINANYWLDTAKPKIQKTARNIVNYDEQFQNYYDTLVDTVQKKDKAGLKEGINDLITTINTNSKEVTEVIKMLQDFKAKLYTNSTDFKNNVGGPDGKGGLTALLAGQQALIPQLQAEIEKLHSTQKEHFDNVLAWSIGGGLGAAILVIGAIAGAVIIVVTGGTATPAVVGGLTALGAAGIGLGTAAGVTASKHMDSYNEISNKIGQLSTKADLASQAVISLTNAKDTLAYLYQTVDQAILSLTNIQQQWNKMGANYTDLYDNIDQMQEHKLSLIPDDLKAAKQSWNDIHKDAEFISKDIAFKQE; this comes from the coding sequence ATGAAAAAATTTCCATTTAAAGTGTTGACTTTAGCTACTCTGGCAACGGTTATAACTGCTACTACCGGTAACACTATTCATGCATTTGCACAAGAAAAGACCGCTCAAGAACAAAAAGTAGAGAATTATACACTAGGGCCTGAGGGACTGAAGAAAGCATTGGCTGAAACAGGATCTCATATTCTTGTAATGGATTTATACGCAAAAACAATGATTAAACAACCGAATGTAAATCTATCCAATATTGATTTAGGTTCAGAAGAAGGAGAATTAATCAAAAACATTCACCTTAATCAGGAACTGTCGCGAATCAATGCTAATTATTGGTTAGATACAGCGAAACCAAAGATTCAAAAAACAGCACGTAATATTGTAAATTACGATGAACAATTTCAAAATTATTACGACACATTAGTAGATACTGTACAAAAGAAAGATAAGGCAGGCTTAAAAGAGGGTATAAATGATTTAATCACTACAATTAATACAAACTCAAAAGAGGTTACAGAAGTAATTAAGATGTTACAGGACTTCAAAGCAAAACTATATACAAATTCTACAGATTTTAAAAATAATGTAGGCGGCCCAGATGGAAAAGGTGGATTAACGGCACTATTAGCGGGTCAACAAGCGCTAATTCCACAACTTCAAGCTGAAATTGAGAAGCTACATTCTACTCAGAAAGAACATTTTGATAATGTATTAGCATGGTCAATTGGCGGTGGATTAGGAGCAGCCATTTTAGTTATTGGAGCTATTGCTGGAGCGGTAATAATTGTTGTAACTGGCGGTACAGCAACACCCGCTGTTGTTGGTGGCCTTACAGCTCTTGGTGCAGCTGGAATTGGTTTAGGAACAGCAGCTGGTGTCACGGCATCTAAACATATGGACTCCTATAACGAAATTTCTAACAAAATTGGACAATTAAGTACAAAAGCTGATCTTGCTAGCCAAGCTGTTATTTCGCTTACTAACGCGAAAGACACTTTGGCATATCTGTATCAGACAGTGGATCAAGCGATACTGTCTCTAACGAATATTCAACAACAATGGAATAAAATGGGGGCTAATTATACAGATTTGTATGATAATATCGACCAAATGCAAGAGCATAAACTCTCGTTGATACCTGATGATTTAAAGGCTGCTAAACAAAGTTGGAATGATATTCATAAAGATGCAGAATTCATTTCGAAAGACATCGCTTTTAAACAAGAATAG
- the hblB gene encoding hemolytic enterotoxin HBL binding subunit HblB — MIKKIPYKLLAVSTLLTLTTTSVVSPVATFASGIEQTNNGDMSLSTNEVKMKETLQKAGLFAKSMNAYSYMLIKNPDVNFEGITINGYVDLPGRIVQDQKNARAHALIWDTQVKKQLLDTLTGIVEYDTTFDNYYGTMVDAINTGDGETLKEGITDLRGEIQQNQKQAQQLIQELTKLRDAIGQDVRAFGSNKDLLQSILKNQGVDVEADQKRLDEVLGSVNYYKQLESDGFNVMKGAILGLPIIGGIIVGVARDNLGKLEPLLAQLRQTVDYKVTLNRVVGVAYNNINEMHKALDDAINSLTYMSTQWHDLDSQYSGVLGHIETASQKADQNKFKFLKPNLNAAKDSWKTLHTDAVTLKEGIKELKVEPVTPQK, encoded by the coding sequence ATGATAAAAAAAATCCCATACAAACTACTTGCTGTATCGACGTTGTTAACTTTGACAACAACTTCTGTGGTCTCACCAGTAGCAACTTTTGCAAGCGGAATTGAACAAACAAATAATGGAGATATGTCTCTTTCAACAAATGAAGTGAAGATGAAAGAAACCTTGCAAAAGGCTGGGTTATTTGCAAAATCTATGAATGCTTATTCTTATATGTTAATTAAAAATCCAGATGTGAACTTTGAAGGGATTACTATTAATGGATATGTAGATTTACCTGGTAGAATTGTACAAGATCAAAAAAATGCAAGAGCACATGCTCTTATATGGGATACACAAGTAAAAAAACAGCTTTTAGATACATTGACAGGCATTGTTGAATACGACACAACATTTGACAATTATTATGGAACAATGGTAGATGCGATTAATACAGGTGATGGAGAAACTTTAAAAGAAGGCATTACAGATTTGCGAGGTGAGATTCAACAAAACCAAAAGCAAGCACAACAATTAATACAAGAATTAACTAAATTAAGAGACGCTATTGGACAAGATGTTAGAGCATTTGGAAGTAATAAAGATCTCTTGCAATCGATTTTAAAAAACCAAGGGGTTGATGTGGAGGCCGATCAAAAGCGTCTAGATGAAGTTTTAGGATCAGTAAACTATTATAAACAATTAGAATCTGATGGGTTTAATGTAATGAAGGGTGCCATTTTGGGCCTACCGATAATTGGCGGTATTATAGTGGGTGTAGCAAGAGATAATTTAGGAAAGTTAGAGCCCTTATTAGCACAATTACGTCAGACTGTAGATTATAAAGTAACATTAAATCGTGTAGTTGGAGTTGCTTACAATAATATTAATGAAATGCATAAGGCACTTGATGATGCTATTAATTCTCTTACTTATATGTCCACGCAATGGCATGATTTAGATTCTCAATATTCGGGAGTACTTGGACATATTGAAACTGCATCTCAAAAAGCTGATCAAAATAAATTTAAATTCTTAAAACCTAACTTGAATGCAGCTAAAGACAGTTGGAAAACATTGCACACAGATGCGGTCACTTTAAAAGAAGGAATCAAAGAATTAAAAGTGGAGCCTGTTACTCCGCAAAAATAA